In Rosa chinensis cultivar Old Blush chromosome 1, RchiOBHm-V2, whole genome shotgun sequence, a genomic segment contains:
- the LOC112174441 gene encoding mavicyanin produces MARITAAFAVIALFAVFPSMEATQYIVGDDRGWSSNVDYYSWIADKTFHVGDSLVFNYPTMMRHNVLVAANFDVYDNCDAAPNYGIWTSGNDVFTLPTTGTYYFTCEYDCDVGQKIMVEVNS; encoded by the exons ATGGCGCGAATAACTGCTGCATTTgctgtgattgccttgtttgcTGTATTTCCGAGCATGGAGGCAACGCAGTACATTGTTGGTGATGACCGGGGTTGGAGTTCTAATGTTGATTACTACTCTTGGATTGCTGACAAAACTTTTCATGTTGGAGATTCTTTAG ttttcaATTATCCAACAATGATGCGTCACAATGTGCTTGTAGCAGCTAATTTTGATGTGTATGATAATTGTGATGCTGCTCCAAATTATGGGATCTGGACAAGTGGCAACGATGTCTTTACCTTGCCCACCACGGGTACCTATTATTTCACATGTGAATATGATTGCGACGTAGGGCAGAAGATTATGGTGGAAGTGAATAGTTGA